Proteins from a single region of Harpia harpyja isolate bHarHar1 chromosome 14, bHarHar1 primary haplotype, whole genome shotgun sequence:
- the CRABP1 gene encoding cellular retinoic acid-binding protein 1, which produces MPNFAGTWKMRSSENFDELLKALGVNAMLRKVAVAAASKPHVEIRQDGDQFYIKTSTTVRTTEINFKIGESFEEETVDGRKCRSLATWENENKIYCKQTLIEGDGPKTYWTRELANDELILTFGADDVVCTRIYVRE; this is translated from the exons aTGCCCAACTTCGCCGGCACTTGGAAGATGAGGAGCAGCGAGAATTTCGACGAGCTCCTCAAGGCGCTGG GTGTCAATGCCATGCTCAGGAAGGTGGCGGTGGCCGCTGCCTCCAAACCCCACGTGGAGATCCGCCAGGACGGGGACCAGTTCTACATCAAAACTTCCACCACTGTCCGCACCACTGAGATCAACTTCAAAATCGGGGAGAGCTTTGAGGAGGAGACGGTGGATGGACGAAAGTGCAGG AGTTTGGCCACTTGGGAGAATGAAAACAAGATCTATTGCAAACAAACTCTTATTGAGGGAGATGGCCCCAAAACATACTGGACTCGAGAATTAGCTAATGATGAGCTGATTTTG aCCTTTGGTGCTGATGATGTTGTGTGCACAAGAATTTATGTAAGAGAGTAA